One genomic segment of Odocoileus virginianus isolate 20LAN1187 ecotype Illinois chromosome 33, Ovbor_1.2, whole genome shotgun sequence includes these proteins:
- the NME4 gene encoding nucleoside diphosphate kinase, mitochondrial, with amino-acid sequence MRCVSGLAALRGLLCGARALGPSLLARSCSGGPSWTRERTLVAVKPDGVQRRLVGDVIQRFERRGFKLVGMKMLQAPERILAEHYHDLQRKPFYPALISYMSSGPVVAMVWEGPNVVCTSRAMIGHTNSAKAAPGTIRGDFSTHVSRNVIHASDSVEGAQREIQLWFQSSELVDWADEGHLSSIYAA; translated from the exons ATGCGCTGCGTCTCCGGGCTCGCGGCGCTGCGGGGGCTGCTGTGCGGCGCGCGGGCCCTGGGCCCTAGCCTGCTCGCGCGCTCCTGCTCGG GAGGACCCTCCTGGACCCGGGAGCGGACCCTGGTTGCGGTGAAGCCAGATGGGGTGCAGCGGCGGCTGGTCGGGGATGTGATCCAGCGCTTTGAAAGGAGGGGCTTCAAGCTGGTGGGGATGAAGATGCTGCAG GCCCCAGAGAGGATCCTTGCTGAGCACTACCACGATCTGCAGAGGAAGCCCTTCTACCCAGCCCTCATCAGCTACATGAGCTCCGGCCCAGTGGTGGCCATG GTCTGGGAAGGCCCCAATGTGGTCTGTACCTCGAGGGCCATGATAGGCCACACCAACTCCGCCAAGGCTGCCCCTGGCACCATCCGGGGAGACTTCAGCACCCACGTCAGCAG GAATGTCATCCATGCCAGCGACTCTGTGGAGGGGGCCCAGAGAGAGATCCAGCTGTGGTTCCAGAGCAGTGAGCTGGTGGACTGGGCAGATGAAGGCCACCTCAGCAGCATCTACGCAGCTTGA
- the DECR2 gene encoding peroxisomal 2,4-dienoyl-CoA reductase [(3E)-enoyl-CoA-producing]: MAQPPADVSEDDCLPEYHHLFRPDLLQDKVAFITGGGSGIGFRIAEIFMRHGCHTVIASRSLPRVSTAARKLATATGRRCLPLSLDVRAPLAIAAAVEQALQEFGKIDILINCAAGNFLCPASALSSNAFKTVMDIDTLGTFNVSRVLYEKFFRDHGGVIVNITATLGARGQVLQVHAGSAKAAVDAMTRHLAVEWGPQNIRVNSLAPGPISGTEGFRRLGAPQADLRAKILASPLQRLGNKTEIAHSALFLASPLASFVTGALLVVDGGTWLTFPNDVQSLADFSPSAKL; the protein is encoded by the exons ATGGCCCAGCCACCGGCCGACGTCAGCGAGGACGACTGTCTCCCGGAGTACCACCACCTCTTCCGTCCGGACTTGCTCCA GGACAAGGTGGCTTTCATCACGGGTGGTGGCTCTGGAATTGGGTTCCGGATTGCTGAGATTTTCATGCG GCACGGCTGCCACACAGTCATCGCCAGCAGAAGTCTTCCCAGAGTATCGACG GCTGCCAGAAAGCTGGCCACTGCCACTGGCCGGAGGtgcctccctctgtctctggACGTCCGAGCTCCCCTGGCCATCGCAGCAGCTGTAGAGCAGGCCTTGCAGGAGTTCGGGAAGATCGACATTCTCATCAACT GTGCAGCCGGGAACTTCCTGTGCCCCGCCAGCGCCTTGTCCTCCAATGCCTTCAAGACTGTGATGGACATCGACACCTTGGGCACCTTCAACGTGTCTCGTGTGCTCTATGAGAAGTTCTTCCGG GACCATGGAGGGGTAATCGTGAACATCACTGCGACCCTGGGCGCTCGGGGACAGGTGCTCCAAGTGCACGCAGGCTCTGCCAAGGCAGCTGTGG ATGCGATGACGCGGCACCTGGCTGTGGAGTGGGGCCCCCAGAACATCCGCGTCAACAGCCTTGCCCCTGGCCCCATTAGTGGCACTGAGGGGTTTCGGCGTCTGG gtGCCCCACAGGCCGACCTGAGGGCGAAGATCCTGGCCAGCCCCCTGCAGAGGCTGGGGAACAAGACGGAAATTGCCCACAGCGCCCTTTTCCTGGCCAGCCCGCTGGCATCCTTTGTGACGGGGGCCCTGCTGGTGGTTGACGGGGGGACCTGGCTGACGTTCCCTAATGACGTCCAGTCACTGGCAGATTTCTCACCCTCAGCTAAGCTCTAG